A stretch of the Paenibacillus dendritiformis genome encodes the following:
- the vanT gene encoding serine racemase VanT catalytic subunit codes for MTANLRFTGLDRFEIAAALLVIAIHTGPLMPYSPDADVVLSGIAARVAVPFFFVASGFLLFRRLTGEKAWDQSLLYRFMRRIGLAPFLVGDSLVHYAAVAPLPVMMSFAVMRFLGRYRREAPNPRRRAWAEIRLDDVTHNVRELRGLLPPDCGLMAVVKADAYGHGSVAVAKHLSRIGVRHFAVADVEEGIALRRRGIKGEILVLGYTSPERFGDLARYRLSQTVVSADYGKALDAFGKYVNVHIKIDTGMGRLGERWSHTDEICSMYRLRKVRVTGTFTHFSSSDSPAEADIAFTNAQIKRFLETIDQIKAAGLDPGTLHMQSSYGIVNYPELPCGLARPGIALFGLLGTERDQAPIELRPALSWRARVTLVKQMEADEPVGYGRSYMTRAGSVIATVSIGYADGVPRVLAEQGGAVLIRGQRAPIAGKICMDQFMVDVTHIEGVQEGDTVTLIGRDGHASITAGEMARRCGTITNEIVSRIGPRVERIYL; via the coding sequence GTGACGGCTAACCTTCGATTTACCGGGCTCGACCGCTTCGAAATCGCGGCCGCCCTGCTGGTCATCGCTATTCATACCGGCCCGTTGATGCCGTACAGCCCCGATGCCGATGTTGTGCTGAGCGGGATTGCGGCGCGCGTGGCCGTGCCGTTTTTCTTTGTGGCCTCGGGGTTCTTGCTCTTCCGCAGGCTGACGGGGGAGAAGGCTTGGGATCAGAGCCTCCTGTATCGCTTCATGCGCCGAATCGGCCTCGCTCCGTTTCTGGTCGGGGACAGTCTCGTTCATTATGCGGCGGTCGCGCCGCTGCCGGTAATGATGTCTTTTGCCGTGATGCGCTTCCTTGGCCGTTACCGCCGGGAGGCTCCGAACCCGCGTCGCCGGGCATGGGCGGAGATACGGCTGGATGACGTGACGCATAACGTGCGGGAGCTTCGCGGCCTGCTGCCGCCCGATTGCGGGCTGATGGCCGTCGTCAAGGCGGATGCTTACGGGCATGGCAGTGTTGCGGTGGCGAAGCATTTGAGCCGCATTGGCGTGCGTCATTTCGCGGTGGCGGACGTGGAGGAAGGAATAGCGCTGCGCCGGAGAGGGATCAAGGGAGAAATATTGGTGCTCGGCTATACCTCTCCCGAACGGTTCGGCGATCTGGCGCGTTACCGGCTGTCGCAGACGGTCGTCAGCGCCGATTACGGCAAAGCATTGGACGCGTTCGGAAAATATGTGAATGTTCATATTAAGATCGACACCGGCATGGGCCGGCTGGGCGAACGTTGGAGCCATACGGACGAGATTTGCTCGATGTATCGGCTCCGCAAGGTGCGGGTCACCGGAACGTTCACTCATTTCTCTTCCTCCGATAGCCCGGCGGAAGCGGATATCGCGTTCACGAATGCCCAGATCAAGCGATTTCTAGAGACGATCGATCAGATCAAGGCGGCCGGGTTGGACCCGGGCACGCTGCATATGCAGAGCAGCTACGGGATCGTCAATTACCCTGAGCTGCCCTGCGGTCTGGCCCGTCCGGGCATTGCCCTGTTCGGCCTGCTCGGCACGGAACGCGATCAAGCGCCCATTGAGCTGCGTCCGGCGCTGTCGTGGAGGGCCAGGGTGACCTTGGTCAAGCAGATGGAGGCAGACGAGCCTGTCGGGTATGGTCGCAGTTACATGACTAGAGCGGGCAGCGTCATTGCGACGGTGTCGATCGGCTATGCGGACGGCGTGCCGAGAGTTCTCGCGGAGCAAGGGGGTGCGGTTCTCATCCGGGGGCAAAGAGCGCCGATTGCGGGCAAAATTTGCATGGATCAATTCATGGTGGATGTGACGCATATCGAGGGTGTTCAGGAAGGGGATACGGTAACGCTGATCGGGCGAGACGGGCACGCCTCCATTACGGCGGGCGAGATGGCGCGCCGCTGCGGAACGATTACGAACGAGATCGTGAGCCGCATCGGACCGCGAGTGGAGAGAATCTATCTCTGA
- a CDS encoding DUF6530 family protein, with protein sequence MKIPTNLKHKPVIVSENYENVDGRYSGHSDAKGLSLGLAQWNDRGKVDISAKVWRYTGEKWSRQSEELPLHRVLDLAILVCRSMVHFREAYRYEDLYDPDNPVLDRIGLQGDAMTVAVCTDNEKIKEDIKLFSQALSDDDELNGERLRTLSALLKEMGY encoded by the coding sequence ATGAAAATTCCTACAAATCTAAAGCATAAACCTGTCATTGTCTCGGAAAATTACGAGAACGTGGACGGACGTTATTCGGGACATTCCGATGCGAAGGGGCTTTCCCTCGGCCTCGCACAATGGAATGACCGCGGCAAGGTCGATATCTCGGCCAAAGTATGGCGGTATACCGGGGAGAAATGGTCCCGACAGTCGGAGGAGCTGCCGCTTCACCGCGTGCTCGACCTGGCGATCCTCGTCTGCCGGAGCATGGTTCATTTTCGCGAAGCGTATCGTTATGAGGACTTGTACGATCCGGACAATCCGGTGCTGGACCGCATCGGATTGCAAGGAGATGCGATGACGGTGGCGGTATGCACCGACAACGAGAAGATTAAGGAAGATATCAAGCTGTTCAGCCAGGCGCTCAGCGACGACGACGAACTGAATGGCGAGCGCCTGCGGACATTGTCCGCCTTGTTGAAGGAGATGGGCTACTGA
- a CDS encoding GIY-YIG nuclease family protein, with protein sequence MTLDKQRKKELASAYQNSFRPMGVYQIRNVKNGKILVEGTMDLDGAKNRLEFMKQTKLNNIPELKQDWEQYGGDCFVFEELDRVKPREESVADRSELKKYRDEVGALLELWIEKLQPFGDAGYNKPKRKP encoded by the coding sequence ATGACACTGGATAAGCAGAGAAAGAAAGAGCTGGCCTCGGCCTACCAGAATTCGTTCCGGCCGATGGGCGTCTACCAGATTCGCAATGTGAAGAACGGGAAAATCCTTGTGGAGGGCACGATGGATCTGGACGGAGCCAAAAATCGGCTCGAATTCATGAAGCAGACGAAGTTGAACAACATCCCGGAGCTGAAGCAGGATTGGGAGCAGTATGGCGGGGATTGCTTCGTATTCGAGGAGCTTGATCGGGTTAAGCCCCGGGAAGAGAGCGTCGCCGACCGTTCCGAATTGAAGAAGTACCGGGACGAGGTGGGCGCGCTGCTGGAACTGTGGATCGAGAAGCTGCAGCCGTTTGGAGATGCAGGATATAATAAACCGAAGCGCAAGCCTTAA
- a CDS encoding IS3 family transposase has product MAEPFIKRGHAAAKVLRILKVRESTYYGRKKREASSTEEQASCALKGRPVPGFSSTNTGRKVSDEQIKEWMLELLEGEEHIYGYKNLALCLRRQRGLILNKKKAYRICKELGILQKQRKKTSKHPRRVPRNRTVTGVNQLWQIDIKYGYVIGRQRFFFVLSIIDVFDRVVVGQYRGSVCEAKHVVQTLCRALQERLNPGDELPTVRTDNGPQFVSKLFGDTCESLEIVHERIPPRSPNMNAYIESFHSLLERDLFSLTEFMTFEEAYEALDRYMDFYNNRRMHGSLKSMSPSEYSKWVMTLEDRSKYHRAV; this is encoded by the coding sequence ATAGCAGAACCGTTTATTAAGCGGGGGCATGCAGCAGCTAAAGTTCTGCGTATCCTGAAAGTTCGCGAATCGACGTACTATGGCCGGAAGAAACGAGAGGCATCCAGTACCGAAGAACAGGCTTCATGCGCTCTAAAAGGGCGTCCTGTGCCTGGATTTTCCTCTACGAATACGGGCCGGAAAGTTTCAGATGAACAGATTAAAGAATGGATGCTCGAACTCCTGGAAGGAGAAGAGCACATTTATGGGTATAAGAATTTGGCGCTGTGCCTCCGCAGACAACGTGGATTGATTCTAAACAAGAAAAAGGCGTACCGCATTTGCAAAGAGTTAGGAATTCTTCAGAAACAACGGAAGAAAACAAGCAAACATCCTCGAAGAGTACCGAGAAACCGGACGGTAACCGGGGTGAACCAGCTATGGCAAATTGATATTAAATATGGGTACGTGATTGGGCGCCAGCGTTTCTTTTTCGTGCTCAGTATCATCGATGTATTTGACCGCGTCGTCGTCGGACAATACCGGGGTTCCGTGTGTGAGGCCAAGCACGTCGTACAGACACTATGCCGGGCGCTACAAGAACGGCTGAATCCCGGCGATGAGTTGCCCACCGTCCGCACCGACAACGGGCCTCAGTTTGTCAGCAAGTTGTTTGGTGATACGTGCGAGAGTCTGGAGATCGTCCATGAACGCATCCCGCCACGCAGTCCGAATATGAATGCCTACATTGAGTCATTTCATAGCTTACTCGAACGTGATCTGTTCAGCCTGACGGAATTTATGACATTTGAAGAGGCCTATGAAGCACTTGATCGTTACATGGATTTCTACAACAACCGCAGAATGCATGGTAGCCTAAAGAGCATGTCACCATCGGAATACTCAAAGTGGGTCATGACGCTGGAGGACCGATCAAAATATCATCGGGCCGTGTAA
- a CDS encoding transposase: protein MGKHFSKEKRLQIVKEAMAGIKVGTLARMYGVHPETVRVWVRDHRDEISQEEIPAADEHLQELRRLQEVEAKFEQAKKLLGEKELEIEILREVVKKKNPAYLKDLK, encoded by the coding sequence ATGGGAAAGCACTTTAGCAAGGAAAAACGCCTGCAAATTGTAAAGGAAGCAATGGCCGGCATTAAGGTGGGAACACTTGCCCGAATGTACGGTGTCCATCCGGAGACGGTACGTGTTTGGGTTAGAGACCACCGTGACGAAATTAGCCAAGAGGAGATACCCGCAGCAGACGAGCATCTGCAAGAACTCCGTCGACTTCAAGAGGTAGAGGCAAAGTTCGAGCAGGCAAAAAAGCTCCTGGGTGAAAAAGAGCTTGAGATCGAGATCCTACGAGAAGTCGTAAAAAAGAAGAACCCCGCTTATCTGAAAGACTTGAAATAG
- a CDS encoding response regulator transcription factor produces MTTLLVVEDDISLNKGIALTLARDGVTIRQAYDLATADKLFSNGSINLIILDVNLPDGSGLDFCERIRLTSRVPIVFLTANDLESDIVTGLELGGDDYITKPFSLMVLRARVMAVLRRMDPQQEDKLTIGDLVFDFGNMEFRKRGRSLTLSRTEQKLLKALVANRGTILTREQLMDRVWANEAEFVDENALTVTVKRLRAKIEDEPSAPKFIKTVYGLGYVWAEGTGYE; encoded by the coding sequence ATGACTACACTGCTCGTAGTGGAGGACGATATTAGCTTGAATAAGGGCATTGCCCTTACGCTTGCCCGGGACGGGGTTACGATTCGACAGGCTTACGATTTGGCCACGGCGGATAAACTGTTTTCGAACGGTTCTATCAATTTGATTATCCTCGACGTGAACCTGCCTGACGGCAGCGGCCTGGATTTCTGTGAGCGGATACGCCTGACATCCCGGGTTCCGATCGTATTTTTGACGGCTAACGATCTGGAGTCGGACATTGTGACTGGGTTGGAGCTGGGCGGGGATGACTATATTACGAAGCCGTTCAGCCTGATGGTGCTGCGCGCGCGAGTTATGGCCGTGTTGAGAAGGATGGACCCGCAGCAAGAAGACAAGTTGACGATCGGCGATCTGGTATTCGATTTCGGGAACATGGAGTTTCGCAAACGGGGCCGGTCTTTGACGCTAAGCCGAACCGAGCAGAAGCTGCTCAAGGCATTGGTCGCGAACCGGGGGACGATTCTTACCCGAGAGCAGCTCATGGATCGGGTATGGGCGAATGAGGCGGAGTTCGTAGACGAGAACGCCTTAACGGTGACCGTGAAACGCTTGCGGGCGAAGATCGAAGACGAGCCATCTGCGCCCAAATTCATTAAAACCGTCTACGGCCTAGGCTATGTATGGGCTGAGGGGACCGGTTATGAATAA
- a CDS encoding sensor histidine kinase, translating into MNKRLEIEFKRIYVIFSSIFLLLVLGYVAGMLYMTGFDGAAGWLSFWFAAAMLVTGGTWIRMLQSKVAAAIHTVHDIVDGAMSGRERITGYADTSLSALEHTLIRYIDMSKAHEKANKEEKNNIKALISDISHQTKTPLSNIVLYSQLLEESHQPGEDGEEIRHLVAQIRGQSEKLNWLIQSLIKMSRLETGIIAIRASVHPVLQTITGAVSQIYAEAEQKHIEIAICCDPETAASHDRKWTGEALFNILENAVKYSEPGGRIHIAVHPGEMFCRIDIADQGIGIEESELNLIFQRFYRCQKAAEYEGVGIGLYLAREIITSQGGYIRAASTPGEGTAFSVFLPAV; encoded by the coding sequence ATGAATAAGCGCCTAGAGATCGAATTCAAACGGATTTATGTCATTTTCTCCTCGATATTCCTCCTGCTGGTCCTCGGCTATGTGGCCGGGATGCTGTATATGACCGGATTTGACGGGGCGGCCGGATGGCTTAGCTTTTGGTTCGCCGCTGCCATGCTCGTAACGGGAGGAACCTGGATCCGGATGCTTCAATCGAAGGTTGCGGCCGCGATCCATACGGTCCATGATATCGTAGACGGGGCGATGAGCGGGCGGGAACGGATCACGGGTTATGCGGACACGAGTCTGTCAGCCCTGGAGCACACGTTAATCCGGTATATCGATATGTCGAAGGCTCATGAAAAGGCAAATAAAGAGGAGAAAAATAATATCAAGGCGCTTATCTCCGACATTTCCCATCAAACGAAAACACCGTTGTCCAACATCGTTCTATACAGTCAGCTGCTTGAGGAGAGCCATCAGCCGGGCGAGGACGGAGAGGAGATCCGCCACCTCGTGGCTCAGATCAGAGGTCAATCCGAAAAGCTGAATTGGCTGATCCAATCGCTGATCAAGATGTCCCGCCTGGAAACGGGGATCATCGCGATAAGAGCTTCTGTCCACCCGGTGCTGCAGACGATAACCGGAGCCGTATCGCAGATTTACGCCGAAGCGGAACAAAAGCATATCGAGATCGCGATATGCTGCGATCCAGAAACGGCAGCCAGTCATGATCGGAAATGGACAGGCGAGGCACTGTTTAACATTTTGGAAAATGCGGTGAAGTATAGTGAGCCTGGGGGACGAATACATATTGCAGTCCATCCCGGAGAAATGTTCTGCCGCATCGACATCGCCGATCAGGGCATCGGCATCGAAGAGAGCGAACTGAACCTCATTTTCCAGCGTTTTTACCGATGCCAAAAGGCGGCGGAATATGAAGGCGTGGGCATTGGCCTGTATCTGGCCAGGGAAATCATCACCTCCCAGGGCGGGTATATCCGGGCTGCTTCGACACCGGGGGAGGGGACGGCGTTCTCGGTGTTCTTGCCTGCGGTGTAG
- a CDS encoding ABC transporter ATP-binding protein codes for MPILEVDNLKKYYGKGEPIVKALDGISLTVEKGEFVAIVGTSGSGKSTLLHMIGGLDRATEGKVYVDGNDIFGMNDENLTVFRRRSVGFVFQSYNLIPILNVYENIVLPIELDGARVDKPHVDQVIGALGLKEKIHMLPSNLSGGQQQRVAIARALATKPSILLADEPTGNLDSKTSQEVLILMKQMSEKFNQTMVMITHNEEIAQTADRVIRIEDGRIASRSEAGRR; via the coding sequence TTGCCAATCCTGGAAGTTGACAATCTGAAGAAATATTACGGCAAAGGGGAACCGATCGTAAAAGCGCTCGACGGTATCTCCCTGACCGTAGAGAAGGGCGAGTTCGTGGCTATCGTCGGCACGAGCGGCAGCGGCAAAAGCACGCTGCTTCATATGATCGGCGGGCTGGACCGGGCGACGGAAGGCAAGGTTTACGTGGACGGGAACGATATTTTCGGCATGAACGATGAGAATCTGACCGTGTTCCGGCGCAGGTCGGTCGGGTTTGTGTTTCAGAGCTATAATCTGATTCCGATTCTTAACGTATACGAAAATATCGTGCTGCCGATTGAACTGGATGGAGCCCGCGTGGATAAGCCGCATGTAGATCAGGTCATAGGGGCGCTCGGACTGAAGGAGAAAATTCATATGCTGCCGTCCAACCTGTCCGGCGGGCAGCAGCAAAGAGTGGCGATTGCAAGGGCGCTGGCGACCAAGCCATCTATCTTATTGGCGGACGAGCCTACCGGGAATCTGGACAGCAAGACAAGTCAAGAGGTGCTGATCCTGATGAAGCAGATGAGCGAGAAGTTCAATCAGACCATGGTGATGATTACCCATAACGAAGAGATCGCGCAGACCGCCGACAGGGTGATCCGGATCGAGGACGGCCGAATCGCAAGCCGATCCGAAGCCGGCCGGAGGTGA
- a CDS encoding ABC transporter permease yields the protein MIRTNNGRTVFHIAKRSLQANRLRNLIIVCAAVLTTLLITSVFTMGFSLNRSMELAQMKTAGSDFHGSFKYLKPDEAEKLMRHPSVKQYGKSVLVGRAANAAFKGTTVEIHHIDESTAEHSFITFKEGGLPSRENEIAMNTWTLDLLGVPYEIGAKVRLDMDINGQHMSKDFILSGYYETDRYVAMAGLVFVSESFVQKNMAHIDPEASRRTGSYANTIRLEVMFNNAWDIEKKIKNVLSETGVDASYGVNWAYTSVSFSENIAHALPYAGLVLIIMLSGYLLIYNIFHISVVKDITFYGLLKTIGTTPRQLRKIISIQANLLYVVALPLGLALGYGIGRWVTPMITGLSSEKIETSHSASPFIFAGAALFSYMTVRIAANKPGRMAARIAPVEAVKFAGIRGSSRRKTRRTVHGARLSRMSLANLLRHKKKLFLMLASLSLSIILFGTVYTVISSFNMNKYLNSFISGDFVVKEASAGGRRAIDKAGYALTEDIAKALGAIAGVKSLDKVYYKEVQFKLDEAVRSLLEPVAAAEDPGMPVFTSVLENGAVWVQLHGIDSGWIDVIQKSDIAAGAFDREKFDSGDYVLITETALEEDQYASYYQPGDRIKLDGMEKSYAVLAVMKPDALYAAGTQSYRSGGFNVYFPAHELVHSLDNPAILSVTLHAAPDKRDQVARDAKAVIDSSPELMMISREDYTKEMHGFIRIFQTVGYGLSSVIAMIGILNYINTVITGVLSRRNEFAMLESIGMTKKQLKKMLVYEGLYSVLFTSAIAGTAGMYIIYRVGKGISESLAFTEFTMNIWPIASLIPLLVMISLVVTLAAYQALSTSTIAERLKAVE from the coding sequence ATGATCCGTACGAACAATGGGAGAACCGTATTCCATATCGCGAAGAGAAGCTTGCAGGCGAACCGGCTGCGCAACCTGATCATCGTGTGTGCGGCAGTCTTGACCACGCTGCTGATCACCTCCGTTTTTACCATGGGATTCAGTCTCAATAGGTCTATGGAACTTGCGCAAATGAAAACGGCGGGAAGTGATTTCCACGGCAGCTTCAAATACCTCAAGCCGGATGAGGCGGAGAAGCTGATGCGGCATCCGTCGGTCAAGCAATATGGAAAATCCGTGTTGGTTGGCCGTGCCGCAAACGCAGCATTCAAAGGAACGACGGTGGAAATCCATCATATTGACGAAAGTACGGCAGAACATAGCTTTATCACATTCAAGGAGGGGGGCCTTCCTTCCCGAGAAAATGAAATTGCGATGAACACCTGGACACTGGATCTGCTCGGCGTTCCTTATGAAATAGGGGCAAAGGTCCGGCTGGATATGGACATCAACGGTCAGCACATGTCCAAAGACTTCATCTTATCGGGTTATTACGAGACGGATCGGTATGTGGCGATGGCGGGGCTGGTGTTTGTATCGGAGTCTTTCGTACAGAAAAACATGGCGCACATCGATCCGGAAGCGTCCAGGCGGACGGGCAGTTATGCCAATACAATAAGACTGGAGGTCATGTTCAACAACGCTTGGGATATCGAGAAGAAGATCAAGAACGTTCTATCCGAGACCGGGGTAGACGCGTCTTACGGGGTGAACTGGGCCTATACGAGTGTATCCTTTTCTGAAAATATCGCCCATGCACTGCCCTATGCCGGGCTGGTGCTCATCATTATGCTGAGCGGTTATCTGCTGATCTACAATATTTTTCATATTTCGGTGGTCAAGGATATTACCTTTTACGGTCTATTGAAGACGATTGGAACCACACCCAGGCAGCTTAGGAAGATCATCTCCATTCAGGCCAATCTATTATATGTGGTCGCTCTGCCCCTCGGCCTTGCCTTAGGTTACGGGATCGGACGCTGGGTAACGCCGATGATAACAGGCCTGTCTTCTGAAAAGATAGAGACCTCGCATTCGGCCAGTCCGTTCATTTTCGCGGGGGCGGCGCTGTTCTCCTATATGACGGTCCGGATTGCTGCAAATAAGCCGGGCAGGATGGCGGCAAGGATTGCGCCCGTCGAGGCGGTGAAGTTTGCCGGGATCAGGGGAAGCAGCAGAAGGAAAACCAGGAGAACCGTTCATGGAGCAAGGCTATCGAGAATGTCCCTGGCGAATCTGCTTCGGCACAAGAAAAAGCTGTTCCTGATGCTGGCCTCGCTGTCACTGAGCATTATTCTGTTCGGCACGGTCTACACCGTAATCTCATCGTTCAATATGAACAAATACTTGAATTCCTTCATCTCGGGGGACTTCGTTGTCAAAGAAGCTTCCGCAGGCGGCAGAAGGGCTATCGATAAGGCCGGCTATGCGCTGACGGAGGACATTGCCAAGGCGCTAGGGGCAATTGCTGGCGTGAAGAGTCTGGATAAGGTGTATTACAAGGAAGTTCAGTTCAAGCTCGATGAAGCGGTCCGATCCCTGCTGGAGCCTGTGGCGGCGGCTGAAGATCCCGGCATGCCTGTTTTTACATCTGTTTTGGAAAATGGAGCGGTATGGGTGCAGCTTCATGGGATCGATAGCGGTTGGATCGACGTGATTCAGAAGAGCGATATTGCAGCCGGCGCATTTGACAGGGAAAAATTCGACTCCGGGGACTACGTATTGATTACGGAAACGGCATTAGAAGAAGATCAATATGCAAGTTATTATCAACCGGGCGACCGTATCAAGCTGGACGGCATGGAAAAAAGCTATGCGGTGCTGGCGGTGATGAAGCCGGATGCGCTCTATGCGGCAGGGACGCAGTCTTATCGCAGCGGGGGCTTCAATGTGTATTTCCCGGCGCATGAGCTCGTCCATTCGCTCGACAACCCTGCGATTCTCTCCGTTACACTTCACGCCGCTCCTGACAAGCGGGATCAGGTGGCGCGCGATGCGAAGGCCGTAATTGACTCCTCTCCAGAGCTGATGATGATATCGAGGGAAGATTACACCAAGGAGATGCATGGGTTCATCCGCATTTTCCAAACGGTCGGTTATGGATTAAGCTCGGTCATCGCCATGATTGGCATCTTGAACTATATCAATACGGTCATTACCGGGGTACTCTCGCGGCGGAATGAATTCGCCATGCTGGAAAGCATCGGCATGACCAAAAAGCAGCTGAAGAAAATGCTTGTGTATGAAGGGCTATACAGTGTGTTGTTCACAAGCGCAATTGCGGGAACGGCGGGCATGTACATCATCTACCGGGTTGGGAAAGGGATATCGGAAAGTCTGGCCTTTACGGAGTTCACCATGAACATATGGCCCATCGCGTCCCTCATTCCGCTGCTGGTCATGATCTCCTTGGTCGTAACGCTTGCCGCTTATCAAGCGCTGTCCACATCGACTATCGCGGAACGGCTCAAGGCCGTGGAATAG
- a CDS encoding cytochrome P450 family protein — MATSPTVPTINPFSSDFKDHAYALYEKLREHDPLHRITLPNGRTAWIVTRYKDAAAALKADHLKKNLFQFVTPDEMGLPPSQMDLMTRHMLNSDPPDHTRLRGLVQKAFTPRMIERLKDRIQGIADGLLDQVEDQASMDLIQDYAYPLPIIVICEMLGLPAEERDQFRQWSHALVSAINVPEKYQQIGSEIDAFTDYITALIEKRRRDPKEDLLSLLVQAESEGDALSEKELISTILLLIIAGHETTVNLIGNGIFTLLTHPDELEALRNAPSLMESAIEELLRFMGPVEFATNRWIGEDYEWNGKLISKGDMVLVALASANRDPEYFKQPDRLILSRERNHHIAFGLGIHHCLGAPLARLEGRIAIGTLLQRRSRMKLAVPPERLEWQPTYLMRGFASLPLQFQ; from the coding sequence ATGGCCACAAGCCCAACCGTCCCGACGATCAATCCTTTTTCATCCGATTTTAAGGATCATGCCTATGCGCTGTATGAGAAGCTCAGAGAACATGATCCGCTTCACCGGATTACCCTGCCCAACGGCAGGACAGCCTGGATCGTGACACGCTATAAGGACGCCGCAGCCGCCCTGAAAGCCGATCATTTGAAGAAAAATCTGTTCCAATTCGTCACGCCCGATGAAATGGGGCTCCCCCCCTCGCAAATGGACCTGATGACCAGACATATGCTCAATTCGGATCCGCCGGATCATACCCGTCTCCGCGGCCTCGTGCAAAAGGCATTTACCCCTCGCATGATTGAGAGGCTAAAGGATCGGATTCAGGGCATAGCGGATGGGCTGCTGGATCAAGTGGAGGATCAGGCCTCGATGGATCTGATTCAAGATTATGCCTATCCCCTTCCGATTATTGTCATATGCGAGATGCTGGGTCTGCCCGCCGAAGAGAGGGATCAGTTCCGCCAATGGTCCCATGCGCTCGTCTCGGCCATCAATGTGCCGGAGAAATATCAGCAAATCGGATCGGAGATAGATGCTTTTACGGACTATATCACGGCCCTGATCGAGAAGCGCCGTCGAGATCCGAAGGAAGATCTGCTATCCTTGTTGGTGCAAGCGGAATCCGAAGGGGACGCCTTGTCGGAAAAGGAACTGATATCGACGATTCTCCTGCTGATCATAGCCGGCCATGAAACGACCGTAAACCTGATTGGCAATGGCATATTCACCTTATTGACTCATCCGGATGAACTGGAGGCGCTGCGGAACGCCCCTTCCTTAATGGAGTCCGCCATCGAAGAATTGCTCCGGTTCATGGGCCCGGTCGAATTCGCCACGAACCGCTGGATTGGAGAAGATTATGAATGGAACGGCAAGCTCATCTCGAAGGGGGACATGGTGCTTGTCGCGCTTGCCTCGGCCAACCGCGATCCCGAGTACTTCAAGCAGCCGGATCGGCTGATCTTGTCCCGGGAGCGGAACCATCATATCGCGTTCGGACTGGGGATCCATCATTGCCTGGGGGCTCCGCTCGCCCGCCTGGAAGGACGGATTGCAATCGGCACGCTCTTGCAACGCCGAAGCCGCATGAAGCTGGCCGTGCCGCCCGAGCGGCTCGAATGGCAGCCCACTTATCTGATGCGCGGATTCGCCTCCTTGCCGCTGCAATTCCAGTAA